In Xiphophorus hellerii strain 12219 chromosome 13, Xiphophorus_hellerii-4.1, whole genome shotgun sequence, the following proteins share a genomic window:
- the ankrd28a gene encoding serine/threonine-protein phosphatase 6 regulatory ankyrin repeat subunit A isoform X4, which yields MAVLKIQDQPSLLRAIFNVDPDEVRSLIFKKEDVNVQDNEKRTPLHAAAYLGDAEIIELLILSGARVNAKDNKWLTPLHRAVASCSEDAVTVLLKHSADVNARDKNWQTPLHVAASNKAVRCAEALVPLLSNVNVSDRAGRTALHHAAFSGHVEMVNLLLSRGANINAFDKKDRRAIHWAAYMGHLEVVKLLVASGAEVDCKDKKAYTPLHAAASSGMSSTVHYLLSLGVHVNEVNAYGNTPLHLACYNGQDVVVGELIEAGASVNQVNERGFSALHFASSSRQGALCQELLLAHGACINLKSKDGKTPLHMAATHGRFSCSQALIQNGAEIDCEDRSRNTALHIAARYGHELIITSLIKDGASTAKRGIHGMLPLHLAALSGFSDCCRKLLSSGFVIDTPDDFGRTCLHAAAAGGNLECLNLLLNTGADFNRKDNFGRAPLHYSSANCNYQCVFALVGSGASVNDLDQNSCSPLHYAAAADTEGKCVEYLLRNDADPGVKDRQGYNAVHYASAYGRTLCLELIASVRPLDVLMETSGTDILRDSDSQAPLSPLHLAAYHGHCGALDVLLVSLLDVDVRSPDGRTPLSLACSRGHQECVSLLLHHGASPMTRDYIYKKTALHATAMNGHPECLHLLLSSNNQHINVDAQDNNKQTPLMLAVLNGHTECVYSLLNQGACVETQDRWGRTALHRGAATGQDECVEGLLQRGASVCVKDIRGRTPLHLASACGHVGVLGTLLQTTPPSLTHLTDNQGYTPLHWACYNGYDACVEVLLDHEAFRKIKGNSFSPLHCAVMNDNEGVAEMLIDCLGANIVNTTDSKGRTPLHAAAFSDHVECISLLLSHGAKANAVDTLAHKTPLMMAALNGQTNAVEVLVSSGKTDLSLQDVDRNTALHLACSKGHETSALLILEKISDRNLINCTNAALQTPLHVAARMGLTVVVQELLGKGASVLAVDENGYTPALACAPNRDVADCLALILNSMMPTSPMVTIAAIPALSLTQTVINHHPTSNHISKGVAFDTPPSLRPDHASYCRPERPLSSVSADDELNDSDSETY from the exons ATGGCTGTGTTAAAGATCCAAGACCAG CCATCTCTGCTGAGAGCCATCTTTAACGTGGACCCAGACGAAGTTCGCTCTCTTATCTTTAAGAAAGAGGATGTCAACGTTCAG GACAACGAGAAGCGAACCCCTCTTCACGCTGCAGCATACCTCGGAGACGCTGAGATTATTGAGCTGCTCATCCTTTCAG GAGCCAGGGTTAATGCCAAAGATAACAAGTGGTTGACTCCTCTACACCGAGCTGTGGCTTCTTGTAGCGAG GATGCGGTGACGGTGCTGCTGAAACACAGCGCAGACGTAAACGCTCGGGACAAGAACTGGCAGACGCCGCTTCACGTAGCAGCCAGCAACAAGGCGGTCCGCTGTGCCGAAGCTCTGGTGCCGCTGCTGAGCAACGTCAACGTATCGGACCGTGCAGGACGCACTGCGCTGCACCACGCTGCCTTCAGTGGCCATGTAGAG atGGTGAACCTGCTGCTCTCCAGAGGAGCCAACATTAATGCGTTTGACAAGAAGGACAGGAGAGCCATCCACTGGGCAGCCTACATGG GTCACCTGGAGGTTGTTAAGTTGCTGGTGGCCAGTGGAGCTGAGGTCGACTGTAAGGACAAGAAAGCTTACACGCCGCTTCATGCAGCCGCCTCCAGTGGCATGAGCAGCACAGTGCACTACCTGCTGAGCCTGGGTGTCCAT GTGAACGAGGTTAATGCCTATGGCAACACACCGCTCCATTTGGCCTGCTACAACGGACAGGACGTGGTGGTTGGCGAGCTCATCGAGGCAGGAGCGAGCGTAAATCAA GTAAACGAGAGAGGCTTTTCTGCACTTCACTTCGCTTCGTCTTCACGCCAAGGTGCGCTGTgccaggagctgctgctggcccaCGGAGCATGCATCAACTTGAAG AGTAAGGATGGTAAGACTCCTCTACACATGGCAGCTACACATGGGCGCTTCTCCTGCTCCCAGGCCCTCATTCAAAATG GAGCTGAGATCGACTGTGAAGACAGAAGCAGGAACACTGCCCTTCACATCGCAGCCCGCTACGGCCATGAGCTCATCATCACGTCGCTCATCAAAGATGGAGCCAGCACTGCCAA gaGAGGCATTCACGGGATGTTACCGCTACACCTGGCAGCTCTCAGCGGCTTCTCCGATTGCTGCAGGAAGCTTCTGTCCTCAG GATTTGTCATAGACACCCCCGATGACTTTGGAAGGACCTGTCTGCATGCGGCTGCAGCCGGAGG aaacctGGAGTGTCTGAACCTGCTGTTGAACACAGGAGCTGACTTCAACAGGAAGGACAACTTTGGCAG GGCTCCACTACACTACTCATCAGCCAACTGTAACTACCAGTGTGTGTTTGCTCTGGTGGGCTCTGGGGCCAGTGTTAACGATCTGGATCAGAACAGCTGCAGCCCTTTGCACTACGCGGCGGCTGCCGACACGGAGGGAAA ATGTGTGGAGTATCTGCTGAGGAACGATGCAGATCCAGGCGTGAAGGACAGACAGGGTTACAACGCAGTGCACTACGCCTCTGCCTACGGCCGCACACTCTGTCTGGAACTG aTCGCAAGTGTGAGACCGCTTGATGTG ttaaTGGAGACCTCAGGAACCGACATCCTGAGGGACTCAGATAGTCAGGCCCCCCTAAGTCCACTCCATCTGGCG GCTTACCACGGACACTGCGGGGCGTTGGACGTTCTCCTGGTATCCCTGCTGGACGTGGACGTGCGCAGCCCGGACGGACGCACCCCGCTAAGTTTAGCCTGCTCCAGGGGCCACCAGGAATGCGTGTCCCTGCTGCTCCATCACGGAGCCTCCCCCATGACCCGCGACTATATATATAAGAAGACAGCCTTACATGCTACAG ctATGAATGGCCACCCAGAGTGCCTGCACCTGCTTCTGAGTAGCAACAATCAACACATCAATGTGGATGCAcaagacaacaacaaaca GACTCCCCTGATGTTGGCAGTGCTGAACGGTCACACAGAGTGTGTGTACTCTCTGCTCAATCAAGGAGCCTGTGTGGAGACCCAGGACCGTTGGGGTCGGACAGCCCTGCACCGCGGG GCTGCCACAGGCCAGGATGAGTGTGTGGAGGGTCTTCTCCAGCGAGGGGCCAGCGTGTGTGTGAAGGACATCCGGGGCCGCACCCCGCTGCACCTGGCTTCAGCTTGTGGCCACGTGGGAGTCCTGGGAACTCTCCTGCAGACCACGCCCCCCTCCCTCACTCACCTCACAGACAACCAGGGCTACACGCCGTTACACTGGGCCTGCTATAATG GTTACGATGCATGTGTGGAGGTTTTGTTAGATCACGAGGCGTTCAGGAAGATCAAGGGAAACTCCTTCAGCCCGCTGCACTGTGCTGT AATGAACGATAACGAGGGCGTGGCCGAGATGCTAATCGACTGCCTGGGTGCAAACATCGTCAACACCACGGACTCCAAGGGAAG AACCCCCCTCCATGCTGCTGCGTTTTCTGATCACGTGGAGTGCATTTCTCTTCTCCTGAGCCATGGAGCTAAGGCTAACGCTGTCGACACGCTCGCACACAAAACACCGCTGATGATGGCAGCTCTGAACGGACAGACCAACGCTGTGG AGGTTCTGGTGAGCAGTGGGAAAACAGATTTGTCCCTGCAGGATGTAGACAGGAACACTGCTCTGCATCTTGCTTGTAGCAAA GGTCATGAAACTAGTGCATTGTTGATCCTCGAGAAAATCAGCGACAGGAACTTGATCAACTGCACCAATGCTGCTCTCCAGAC GCCGCTGCACGTAGCAGCCAGGATGGGGCTAACGGTGGTGGTCCAGGAGCTGCTGGGAAAAGGAGCCAGCGTTTTGGCGGTGGATGAGAACG GTTACACTCCAGCTTTGGCCTGCGCTCCGAATCGCGATGTAGCCGACTGCTTGGCCCTCATCCTCAACTCCATGATGCCCACCTCCCCCATGGTGACGATCGCCGCCATTCCCGCTTTGTCTCTCACCCAGACGGTGATCAACCACCACCCGACCTCAAACCACATCTCCAAAGGAGTTGCGTTCGATACTCCACCGTCTCTGAGACCCGACCACGCCTCATACTGCAGGCCAGAGAGGCCCCTGTCCTCCGTTTCCGCGGACGACGAACTGAACGACTCGGACTCTGAGACCTACTGA
- the ankrd28a gene encoding serine/threonine-protein phosphatase 6 regulatory ankyrin repeat subunit A isoform X1, with amino-acid sequence MRSERASRVCIVVLEEVEEDELSPSSPPPRPKASHQVPGRAVAQDDKPSLLRAIFNVDPDEVRSLIFKKEDVNVQDNEKRTPLHAAAYLGDAEIIELLILSGARVNAKDNKWLTPLHRAVASCSEDAVTVLLKHSADVNARDKNWQTPLHVAASNKAVRCAEALVPLLSNVNVSDRAGRTALHHAAFSGHVEMVNLLLSRGANINAFDKKDRRAIHWAAYMGHLEVVKLLVASGAEVDCKDKKAYTPLHAAASSGMSSTVHYLLSLGVHVNEVNAYGNTPLHLACYNGQDVVVGELIEAGASVNQVNERGFSALHFASSSRQGALCQELLLAHGACINLKSKDGKTPLHMAATHGRFSCSQALIQNGAEIDCEDRSRNTALHIAARYGHELIITSLIKDGASTAKRGIHGMLPLHLAALSGFSDCCRKLLSSGTSLAHTVSCQRNHLLDIQIDADCIFCTGFVIDTPDDFGRTCLHAAAAGGNLECLNLLLNTGADFNRKDNFGRAPLHYSSANCNYQCVFALVGSGASVNDLDQNSCSPLHYAAAADTEGKCVEYLLRNDADPGVKDRQGYNAVHYASAYGRTLCLELIASVRPLDVLMETSGTDILRDSDSQAPLSPLHLAAYHGHCGALDVLLVSLLDVDVRSPDGRTPLSLACSRGHQECVSLLLHHGASPMTRDYIYKKTALHATAMNGHPECLHLLLSSNNQHINVDAQDNNKQTPLMLAVLNGHTECVYSLLNQGACVETQDRWGRTALHRGAATGQDECVEGLLQRGASVCVKDIRGRTPLHLASACGHVGVLGTLLQTTPPSLTHLTDNQGYTPLHWACYNGYDACVEVLLDHEAFRKIKGNSFSPLHCAVMNDNEGVAEMLIDCLGANIVNTTDSKGRTPLHAAAFSDHVECISLLLSHGAKANAVDTLAHKTPLMMAALNGQTNAVEVLVSSGKTDLSLQDVDRNTALHLACSKGHETSALLILEKISDRNLINCTNAALQTPLHVAARMGLTVVVQELLGKGASVLAVDENGYTPALACAPNRDVADCLALILNSMMPTSPMVTIAAIPALSLTQTVINHHPTSNHISKGVAFDTPPSLRPDHASYCRPERPLSSVSADDELNDSDSETY; translated from the exons ATGCGGTCAGAACGGGCGAGCCGTGTGTGTATTGTGGTgctggaggaggtggaggaggacgAGCTCTCTCCTTCATCCCCACCTCCTCGGCCCAAAGCGTCTCATCAAGTCCCTGGAAGGGCTGTCGCGCAGGACGATAAG CCATCTCTGCTGAGAGCCATCTTTAACGTGGACCCAGACGAAGTTCGCTCTCTTATCTTTAAGAAAGAGGATGTCAACGTTCAG GACAACGAGAAGCGAACCCCTCTTCACGCTGCAGCATACCTCGGAGACGCTGAGATTATTGAGCTGCTCATCCTTTCAG GAGCCAGGGTTAATGCCAAAGATAACAAGTGGTTGACTCCTCTACACCGAGCTGTGGCTTCTTGTAGCGAG GATGCGGTGACGGTGCTGCTGAAACACAGCGCAGACGTAAACGCTCGGGACAAGAACTGGCAGACGCCGCTTCACGTAGCAGCCAGCAACAAGGCGGTCCGCTGTGCCGAAGCTCTGGTGCCGCTGCTGAGCAACGTCAACGTATCGGACCGTGCAGGACGCACTGCGCTGCACCACGCTGCCTTCAGTGGCCATGTAGAG atGGTGAACCTGCTGCTCTCCAGAGGAGCCAACATTAATGCGTTTGACAAGAAGGACAGGAGAGCCATCCACTGGGCAGCCTACATGG GTCACCTGGAGGTTGTTAAGTTGCTGGTGGCCAGTGGAGCTGAGGTCGACTGTAAGGACAAGAAAGCTTACACGCCGCTTCATGCAGCCGCCTCCAGTGGCATGAGCAGCACAGTGCACTACCTGCTGAGCCTGGGTGTCCAT GTGAACGAGGTTAATGCCTATGGCAACACACCGCTCCATTTGGCCTGCTACAACGGACAGGACGTGGTGGTTGGCGAGCTCATCGAGGCAGGAGCGAGCGTAAATCAA GTAAACGAGAGAGGCTTTTCTGCACTTCACTTCGCTTCGTCTTCACGCCAAGGTGCGCTGTgccaggagctgctgctggcccaCGGAGCATGCATCAACTTGAAG AGTAAGGATGGTAAGACTCCTCTACACATGGCAGCTACACATGGGCGCTTCTCCTGCTCCCAGGCCCTCATTCAAAATG GAGCTGAGATCGACTGTGAAGACAGAAGCAGGAACACTGCCCTTCACATCGCAGCCCGCTACGGCCATGAGCTCATCATCACGTCGCTCATCAAAGATGGAGCCAGCACTGCCAA gaGAGGCATTCACGGGATGTTACCGCTACACCTGGCAGCTCTCAGCGGCTTCTCCGATTGCTGCAGGAAGCTTCTGTCCTCAGGTACAAGTCTCGCTCACACCGTCTCCTGCCAGCGGAATCACCTGCTTGACATCCAAATTGATGCCGACTGCATATTTTGTACAGGATTTGTCATAGACACCCCCGATGACTTTGGAAGGACCTGTCTGCATGCGGCTGCAGCCGGAGG aaacctGGAGTGTCTGAACCTGCTGTTGAACACAGGAGCTGACTTCAACAGGAAGGACAACTTTGGCAG GGCTCCACTACACTACTCATCAGCCAACTGTAACTACCAGTGTGTGTTTGCTCTGGTGGGCTCTGGGGCCAGTGTTAACGATCTGGATCAGAACAGCTGCAGCCCTTTGCACTACGCGGCGGCTGCCGACACGGAGGGAAA ATGTGTGGAGTATCTGCTGAGGAACGATGCAGATCCAGGCGTGAAGGACAGACAGGGTTACAACGCAGTGCACTACGCCTCTGCCTACGGCCGCACACTCTGTCTGGAACTG aTCGCAAGTGTGAGACCGCTTGATGTG ttaaTGGAGACCTCAGGAACCGACATCCTGAGGGACTCAGATAGTCAGGCCCCCCTAAGTCCACTCCATCTGGCG GCTTACCACGGACACTGCGGGGCGTTGGACGTTCTCCTGGTATCCCTGCTGGACGTGGACGTGCGCAGCCCGGACGGACGCACCCCGCTAAGTTTAGCCTGCTCCAGGGGCCACCAGGAATGCGTGTCCCTGCTGCTCCATCACGGAGCCTCCCCCATGACCCGCGACTATATATATAAGAAGACAGCCTTACATGCTACAG ctATGAATGGCCACCCAGAGTGCCTGCACCTGCTTCTGAGTAGCAACAATCAACACATCAATGTGGATGCAcaagacaacaacaaaca GACTCCCCTGATGTTGGCAGTGCTGAACGGTCACACAGAGTGTGTGTACTCTCTGCTCAATCAAGGAGCCTGTGTGGAGACCCAGGACCGTTGGGGTCGGACAGCCCTGCACCGCGGG GCTGCCACAGGCCAGGATGAGTGTGTGGAGGGTCTTCTCCAGCGAGGGGCCAGCGTGTGTGTGAAGGACATCCGGGGCCGCACCCCGCTGCACCTGGCTTCAGCTTGTGGCCACGTGGGAGTCCTGGGAACTCTCCTGCAGACCACGCCCCCCTCCCTCACTCACCTCACAGACAACCAGGGCTACACGCCGTTACACTGGGCCTGCTATAATG GTTACGATGCATGTGTGGAGGTTTTGTTAGATCACGAGGCGTTCAGGAAGATCAAGGGAAACTCCTTCAGCCCGCTGCACTGTGCTGT AATGAACGATAACGAGGGCGTGGCCGAGATGCTAATCGACTGCCTGGGTGCAAACATCGTCAACACCACGGACTCCAAGGGAAG AACCCCCCTCCATGCTGCTGCGTTTTCTGATCACGTGGAGTGCATTTCTCTTCTCCTGAGCCATGGAGCTAAGGCTAACGCTGTCGACACGCTCGCACACAAAACACCGCTGATGATGGCAGCTCTGAACGGACAGACCAACGCTGTGG AGGTTCTGGTGAGCAGTGGGAAAACAGATTTGTCCCTGCAGGATGTAGACAGGAACACTGCTCTGCATCTTGCTTGTAGCAAA GGTCATGAAACTAGTGCATTGTTGATCCTCGAGAAAATCAGCGACAGGAACTTGATCAACTGCACCAATGCTGCTCTCCAGAC GCCGCTGCACGTAGCAGCCAGGATGGGGCTAACGGTGGTGGTCCAGGAGCTGCTGGGAAAAGGAGCCAGCGTTTTGGCGGTGGATGAGAACG GTTACACTCCAGCTTTGGCCTGCGCTCCGAATCGCGATGTAGCCGACTGCTTGGCCCTCATCCTCAACTCCATGATGCCCACCTCCCCCATGGTGACGATCGCCGCCATTCCCGCTTTGTCTCTCACCCAGACGGTGATCAACCACCACCCGACCTCAAACCACATCTCCAAAGGAGTTGCGTTCGATACTCCACCGTCTCTGAGACCCGACCACGCCTCATACTGCAGGCCAGAGAGGCCCCTGTCCTCCGTTTCCGCGGACGACGAACTGAACGACTCGGACTCTGAGACCTACTGA
- the ankrd28a gene encoding serine/threonine-protein phosphatase 6 regulatory ankyrin repeat subunit A isoform X3 has protein sequence MAVLKIQDQPSLLRAIFNVDPDEVRSLIFKKEDVNVQDNEKRTPLHAAAYLGDAEIIELLILSGARVNAKDNKWLTPLHRAVASCSEDAVTVLLKHSADVNARDKNWQTPLHVAASNKAVRCAEALVPLLSNVNVSDRAGRTALHHAAFSGHVEMVNLLLSRGANINAFDKKDRRAIHWAAYMGHLEVVKLLVASGAEVDCKDKKAYTPLHAAASSGMSSTVHYLLSLGVHVNEVNAYGNTPLHLACYNGQDVVVGELIEAGASVNQVNERGFSALHFASSSRQGALCQELLLAHGACINLKSKDGKTPLHMAATHGRFSCSQALIQNGAEIDCEDRSRNTALHIAARYGHELIITSLIKDGASTAKRGIHGMLPLHLAALSGFSDCCRKLLSSGTSLAHTVSCQRNHLLDIQIDADCIFCTGFVIDTPDDFGRTCLHAAAAGGNLECLNLLLNTGADFNRKDNFGRAPLHYSSANCNYQCVFALVGSGASVNDLDQNSCSPLHYAAAADTEGKCVEYLLRNDADPGVKDRQGYNAVHYASAYGRTLCLELIASVRPLDVLMETSGTDILRDSDSQAPLSPLHLAAYHGHCGALDVLLVSLLDVDVRSPDGRTPLSLACSRGHQECVSLLLHHGASPMTRDYIYKKTALHATAMNGHPECLHLLLSSNNQHINVDAQDNNKQTPLMLAVLNGHTECVYSLLNQGACVETQDRWGRTALHRGAATGQDECVEGLLQRGASVCVKDIRGRTPLHLASACGHVGVLGTLLQTTPPSLTHLTDNQGYTPLHWACYNGYDACVEVLLDHEAFRKIKGNSFSPLHCAVMNDNEGVAEMLIDCLGANIVNTTDSKGRTPLHAAAFSDHVECISLLLSHGAKANAVDTLAHKTPLMMAALNGQTNAVEVLVSSGKTDLSLQDVDRNTALHLACSKGHETSALLILEKISDRNLINCTNAALQTPLHVAARMGLTVVVQELLGKGASVLAVDENGYTPALACAPNRDVADCLALILNSMMPTSPMVTIAAIPALSLTQTVINHHPTSNHISKGVAFDTPPSLRPDHASYCRPERPLSSVSADDELNDSDSETY, from the exons ATGGCTGTGTTAAAGATCCAAGACCAG CCATCTCTGCTGAGAGCCATCTTTAACGTGGACCCAGACGAAGTTCGCTCTCTTATCTTTAAGAAAGAGGATGTCAACGTTCAG GACAACGAGAAGCGAACCCCTCTTCACGCTGCAGCATACCTCGGAGACGCTGAGATTATTGAGCTGCTCATCCTTTCAG GAGCCAGGGTTAATGCCAAAGATAACAAGTGGTTGACTCCTCTACACCGAGCTGTGGCTTCTTGTAGCGAG GATGCGGTGACGGTGCTGCTGAAACACAGCGCAGACGTAAACGCTCGGGACAAGAACTGGCAGACGCCGCTTCACGTAGCAGCCAGCAACAAGGCGGTCCGCTGTGCCGAAGCTCTGGTGCCGCTGCTGAGCAACGTCAACGTATCGGACCGTGCAGGACGCACTGCGCTGCACCACGCTGCCTTCAGTGGCCATGTAGAG atGGTGAACCTGCTGCTCTCCAGAGGAGCCAACATTAATGCGTTTGACAAGAAGGACAGGAGAGCCATCCACTGGGCAGCCTACATGG GTCACCTGGAGGTTGTTAAGTTGCTGGTGGCCAGTGGAGCTGAGGTCGACTGTAAGGACAAGAAAGCTTACACGCCGCTTCATGCAGCCGCCTCCAGTGGCATGAGCAGCACAGTGCACTACCTGCTGAGCCTGGGTGTCCAT GTGAACGAGGTTAATGCCTATGGCAACACACCGCTCCATTTGGCCTGCTACAACGGACAGGACGTGGTGGTTGGCGAGCTCATCGAGGCAGGAGCGAGCGTAAATCAA GTAAACGAGAGAGGCTTTTCTGCACTTCACTTCGCTTCGTCTTCACGCCAAGGTGCGCTGTgccaggagctgctgctggcccaCGGAGCATGCATCAACTTGAAG AGTAAGGATGGTAAGACTCCTCTACACATGGCAGCTACACATGGGCGCTTCTCCTGCTCCCAGGCCCTCATTCAAAATG GAGCTGAGATCGACTGTGAAGACAGAAGCAGGAACACTGCCCTTCACATCGCAGCCCGCTACGGCCATGAGCTCATCATCACGTCGCTCATCAAAGATGGAGCCAGCACTGCCAA gaGAGGCATTCACGGGATGTTACCGCTACACCTGGCAGCTCTCAGCGGCTTCTCCGATTGCTGCAGGAAGCTTCTGTCCTCAGGTACAAGTCTCGCTCACACCGTCTCCTGCCAGCGGAATCACCTGCTTGACATCCAAATTGATGCCGACTGCATATTTTGTACAGGATTTGTCATAGACACCCCCGATGACTTTGGAAGGACCTGTCTGCATGCGGCTGCAGCCGGAGG aaacctGGAGTGTCTGAACCTGCTGTTGAACACAGGAGCTGACTTCAACAGGAAGGACAACTTTGGCAG GGCTCCACTACACTACTCATCAGCCAACTGTAACTACCAGTGTGTGTTTGCTCTGGTGGGCTCTGGGGCCAGTGTTAACGATCTGGATCAGAACAGCTGCAGCCCTTTGCACTACGCGGCGGCTGCCGACACGGAGGGAAA ATGTGTGGAGTATCTGCTGAGGAACGATGCAGATCCAGGCGTGAAGGACAGACAGGGTTACAACGCAGTGCACTACGCCTCTGCCTACGGCCGCACACTCTGTCTGGAACTG aTCGCAAGTGTGAGACCGCTTGATGTG ttaaTGGAGACCTCAGGAACCGACATCCTGAGGGACTCAGATAGTCAGGCCCCCCTAAGTCCACTCCATCTGGCG GCTTACCACGGACACTGCGGGGCGTTGGACGTTCTCCTGGTATCCCTGCTGGACGTGGACGTGCGCAGCCCGGACGGACGCACCCCGCTAAGTTTAGCCTGCTCCAGGGGCCACCAGGAATGCGTGTCCCTGCTGCTCCATCACGGAGCCTCCCCCATGACCCGCGACTATATATATAAGAAGACAGCCTTACATGCTACAG ctATGAATGGCCACCCAGAGTGCCTGCACCTGCTTCTGAGTAGCAACAATCAACACATCAATGTGGATGCAcaagacaacaacaaaca GACTCCCCTGATGTTGGCAGTGCTGAACGGTCACACAGAGTGTGTGTACTCTCTGCTCAATCAAGGAGCCTGTGTGGAGACCCAGGACCGTTGGGGTCGGACAGCCCTGCACCGCGGG GCTGCCACAGGCCAGGATGAGTGTGTGGAGGGTCTTCTCCAGCGAGGGGCCAGCGTGTGTGTGAAGGACATCCGGGGCCGCACCCCGCTGCACCTGGCTTCAGCTTGTGGCCACGTGGGAGTCCTGGGAACTCTCCTGCAGACCACGCCCCCCTCCCTCACTCACCTCACAGACAACCAGGGCTACACGCCGTTACACTGGGCCTGCTATAATG GTTACGATGCATGTGTGGAGGTTTTGTTAGATCACGAGGCGTTCAGGAAGATCAAGGGAAACTCCTTCAGCCCGCTGCACTGTGCTGT AATGAACGATAACGAGGGCGTGGCCGAGATGCTAATCGACTGCCTGGGTGCAAACATCGTCAACACCACGGACTCCAAGGGAAG AACCCCCCTCCATGCTGCTGCGTTTTCTGATCACGTGGAGTGCATTTCTCTTCTCCTGAGCCATGGAGCTAAGGCTAACGCTGTCGACACGCTCGCACACAAAACACCGCTGATGATGGCAGCTCTGAACGGACAGACCAACGCTGTGG AGGTTCTGGTGAGCAGTGGGAAAACAGATTTGTCCCTGCAGGATGTAGACAGGAACACTGCTCTGCATCTTGCTTGTAGCAAA GGTCATGAAACTAGTGCATTGTTGATCCTCGAGAAAATCAGCGACAGGAACTTGATCAACTGCACCAATGCTGCTCTCCAGAC GCCGCTGCACGTAGCAGCCAGGATGGGGCTAACGGTGGTGGTCCAGGAGCTGCTGGGAAAAGGAGCCAGCGTTTTGGCGGTGGATGAGAACG GTTACACTCCAGCTTTGGCCTGCGCTCCGAATCGCGATGTAGCCGACTGCTTGGCCCTCATCCTCAACTCCATGATGCCCACCTCCCCCATGGTGACGATCGCCGCCATTCCCGCTTTGTCTCTCACCCAGACGGTGATCAACCACCACCCGACCTCAAACCACATCTCCAAAGGAGTTGCGTTCGATACTCCACCGTCTCTGAGACCCGACCACGCCTCATACTGCAGGCCAGAGAGGCCCCTGTCCTCCGTTTCCGCGGACGACGAACTGAACGACTCGGACTCTGAGACCTACTGA